A window from Dehalobacter sp. DCA encodes these proteins:
- a CDS encoding vitamin B12-dependent ribonucleotide reductase produces MRNNTEVWKKWPKANLSPNARVVLERRYLKQENDQKCETPEALFYRVASVIAGAEEKYGKNPQEIQDLTKEFYTVMANLEFMPNSPTLMNAGRDLGQLSACFVLPVGDSMEDIFDALKHAAIIHKSGGGTGFNFSRLRQKNSMVRSTGGVASGPVSFMKVFNAATEAVKQGGTRRGANMGILRIDHPDILEFISCKEDNRDINNFNVSVAVTESFMKAVENDTEYDLIDPHSGKSAGKLPAKQVFAKIVDHAWRNGEPGMIFIDRMSRDNPTPHIGVIEATNPCGEQPLLPNEACNLGSINLKLMAAEKDGKTVIDWERLGYVTRLATRFLDDVIDVNQYPLPVIEEMVKGNRKIGLGVMGFADLMILLQTSYISEESTAFAGKIMEFIRTESRIESQRLAKERGTFPNYQGSIYDGKIELRNATLTTVAPTGTISMICGASSGVEPLFAVAYTKTVMDGTALIEVNPLFEDYAHKYGFYSKELMAKIAERGNVFGLPEVPEWVQKVFVTAQEISPEWHIRIQAAFQKYTDNAVSKTINFANTATCEDVAEAFRLAFELGCKGITVYRDGSREQQVLSAGTKETANPAVDFKATAEPETTAKPKTTAESETTASAPMPTIKPRPRPPVTVGVTEKIKIGCGNLYVSVNADETSICEVFTNTGRAGGCSSQSEATSRLISIAMRSGISVDAIIEQIRGIRCPACIRREGVNVTSCPDAISRVIKKYKDIGVNGNSAIINRNKTEEPVLSDDLKKTEKAVIKKAQAAVAIDNACPECGMPVNHEGGCMVCIHCGYSKCG; encoded by the coding sequence TTGCGTAACAATACGGAAGTTTGGAAAAAGTGGCCCAAAGCCAATCTTTCGCCGAATGCCAGAGTTGTCCTGGAACGGAGATATTTGAAGCAGGAAAATGACCAAAAATGCGAGACGCCGGAAGCGCTGTTTTACCGGGTTGCTTCGGTCATTGCCGGCGCTGAAGAAAAATATGGTAAGAATCCGCAGGAAATTCAGGATTTGACCAAAGAATTTTACACCGTCATGGCTAATTTGGAGTTTATGCCGAATTCGCCGACACTGATGAACGCCGGGCGTGACCTTGGACAGTTAAGTGCCTGCTTTGTTTTGCCGGTCGGGGACAGTATGGAGGATATATTTGATGCACTGAAACATGCAGCAATTATACATAAGTCAGGCGGCGGAACAGGCTTTAACTTTTCCCGGCTGCGCCAGAAGAACAGCATGGTGCGTTCCACCGGAGGGGTTGCTTCCGGTCCGGTTTCGTTTATGAAAGTCTTTAATGCCGCTACGGAAGCTGTCAAGCAAGGAGGAACAAGACGCGGCGCCAACATGGGCATTCTTCGGATCGACCACCCGGATATTCTGGAATTTATCAGCTGCAAAGAAGATAACCGGGATATTAACAATTTCAATGTTTCGGTTGCTGTAACGGAATCATTTATGAAAGCTGTGGAAAATGACACGGAATATGACCTAATTGACCCTCACTCTGGAAAGTCGGCAGGCAAGCTCCCCGCCAAACAAGTCTTCGCTAAAATTGTTGACCACGCTTGGCGGAACGGCGAACCGGGCATGATCTTTATTGACCGGATGAGTCGCGATAATCCGACGCCGCATATTGGCGTGATTGAGGCCACCAACCCCTGTGGCGAACAACCCTTACTTCCCAATGAAGCATGCAATCTTGGCTCCATTAATTTAAAGCTTATGGCGGCGGAAAAGGACGGAAAGACCGTAATTGACTGGGAGCGTTTGGGCTATGTCACAAGGCTCGCGACCCGTTTTCTCGATGATGTGATTGATGTCAACCAATATCCTCTTCCCGTAATCGAAGAAATGGTCAAAGGAAACCGGAAAATTGGCCTGGGTGTTATGGGTTTTGCAGATTTGATGATTCTTCTGCAGACATCCTATATTTCCGAAGAAAGTACAGCCTTCGCCGGAAAGATTATGGAATTCATCCGTACCGAATCCCGTATAGAGTCCCAGCGACTGGCCAAGGAACGCGGTACCTTTCCTAATTATCAGGGTTCCATTTATGACGGCAAGATCGAATTACGCAATGCTACACTGACTACGGTTGCCCCGACAGGGACGATATCGATGATCTGCGGTGCTTCCAGCGGCGTGGAGCCGCTCTTTGCCGTGGCCTATACTAAGACGGTCATGGACGGTACGGCGCTGATTGAGGTCAACCCGCTTTTTGAAGATTATGCGCATAAGTATGGCTTTTACTCAAAGGAGCTTATGGCCAAAATTGCCGAACGAGGTAACGTCTTCGGTTTGCCGGAAGTCCCGGAATGGGTGCAGAAGGTCTTTGTTACCGCGCAGGAGATCTCTCCTGAATGGCATATCCGAATTCAGGCTGCTTTTCAAAAATATACGGATAATGCGGTCTCCAAAACTATTAATTTTGCAAATACAGCTACTTGCGAAGATGTTGCCGAAGCGTTTCGCCTAGCCTTTGAGCTTGGCTGCAAAGGAATTACGGTCTATCGGGACGGCAGTCGTGAACAGCAGGTGCTGTCTGCCGGAACGAAAGAAACTGCCAATCCGGCGGTTGATTTCAAAGCCACAGCTGAACCTGAGACGACTGCAAAGCCCAAGACCACCGCTGAATCTGAAACAACCGCTTCTGCACCGATGCCTACCATCAAGCCGAGGCCCCGCCCGCCGGTGACTGTCGGCGTCACTGAAAAGATTAAAATTGGTTGCGGTAATCTCTATGTTAGCGTAAACGCCGATGAAACCAGTATCTGTGAAGTGTTTACCAATACGGGAAGAGCCGGCGGCTGTTCTTCCCAATCGGAAGCAACCTCCCGCCTAATCTCGATCGCGATGCGTTCGGGCATCTCTGTTGATGCTATTATAGAGCAGATCCGCGGAATCCGCTGCCCCGCCTGCATCCGAAGAGAAGGTGTCAATGTCACCTCGTGCCCGGATGCAATCTCGCGGGTAATCAAAAAGTATAAGGATATCGGCGTAAACGGTAATTCTGCGATTATCAATCGCAATAAAACGGAAGAACCTGTCCTTTCGGATGATTTGAAGAAAACTGAAAAAGCCGTAATTAAAAAAGCTCAGGCCGCCGTCGCGATTGACAATGCCTGCCCTGAATGCGGAATGCCCGTGAATCACGAAGGCGGCTGCATGGTCTGCATCCACTGCGGCTATTCCAAATGCGGGTAA
- a CDS encoding PaaI family thioesterase, giving the protein MDNILEEMSKDIFAKYVGIEILKAEAGTAEARLKIDEHHLNALGIVQGGAIFTLADSTLAAASNSREGTAIAVNVSITYCQAAGLGILTARAKEVSLNRKIATYLVEVTDEKDNLIAMFQGTVYRKQ; this is encoded by the coding sequence ATGGATAACATATTAGAGGAAATGAGTAAGGATATTTTTGCAAAATATGTTGGGATAGAAATACTCAAAGCCGAAGCCGGAACGGCTGAGGCCAGGTTAAAGATAGACGAGCACCATTTGAATGCGCTTGGGATCGTTCAGGGAGGAGCCATTTTCACGCTGGCGGATTCGACACTCGCTGCAGCGTCGAATTCCCGGGAGGGTACGGCAATTGCCGTAAATGTCAGTATTACCTATTGTCAAGCTGCCGGTCTGGGAATACTCACCGCCAGAGCCAAAGAAGTATCCCTAAACCGGAAAATAGCGACCTATCTGGTTGAAGTCACAGATGAGAAAGACAATCTCATCGCCATGTTTCAGGGAACGGTTTACAGAAAACAATAA
- a CDS encoding LysM peptidoglycan-binding domain-containing protein has translation MTCPKGTISYQIKPGDTFYSLARKFNTTAEAIASVNTGVNPNNLKPGDLICIPIRRSVVSCPPANRYVIKAGDTFSKLAGKYHLSTASLISLNPGVDPTNLRIGQMICLPVKRRRRSH, from the coding sequence ATGACCTGTCCGAAAGGAACAATCTCATATCAGATCAAGCCGGGTGATACTTTTTATAGCCTTGCCCGCAAATTCAATACAACTGCAGAGGCAATTGCATCGGTGAACACAGGAGTAAACCCGAATAACCTGAAACCGGGGGACTTGATCTGCATTCCGATCAGAAGGAGCGTTGTCTCATGTCCGCCGGCGAACCGTTATGTTATCAAAGCAGGTGATACCTTTTCTAAATTAGCCGGTAAATACCACCTTTCAACAGCTTCGCTTATCTCACTGAACCCCGGAGTTGATCCCACGAACCTGCGGATCGGCCAGATGATCTGTCTTCCTGTCAAGAGACGGAGAAGATCCCACTAA
- a CDS encoding MarR family winged helix-turn-helix transcriptional regulator, with amino-acid sequence METNIRTVLNELLIGTFNQILDVEQNEIKKGPLNNLSISELHAIEAIGMYQDRTMSQVAADLGITVGALTSFINNLVKKEYVSRQRDEADRRIVRISLTRRGKLAYRIHEKFHLDMVKHMLLGLGEQENILIESLQKLTEFFDSKYSFNH; translated from the coding sequence TTGGAAACAAATATTCGTACTGTTTTAAATGAACTTCTGATTGGAACATTTAATCAAATTCTAGATGTAGAGCAGAATGAGATTAAGAAAGGACCATTGAATAATCTGTCTATCTCAGAACTGCATGCGATTGAAGCGATTGGAATGTATCAGGATAGGACAATGTCTCAGGTTGCCGCCGATTTGGGTATCACTGTCGGAGCGCTTACTTCTTTCATCAATAACCTTGTTAAAAAGGAGTACGTTTCCAGACAAAGGGATGAGGCAGACCGGAGAATTGTCAGGATCAGTCTGACCCGAAGGGGAAAGCTTGCCTACAGGATTCATGAAAAATTCCATCTGGATATGGTCAAGCATATGCTTCTCGGATTAGGGGAACAGGAGAATATTTTAATCGAATCATTGCAGAAACTCACCGAATTTTTTGATTCGAAGTATTCCTTTAATCATTAA
- a CDS encoding HD domain-containing phosphohydrolase, with amino-acid sequence MKINTDSISRARILIVDDNSVNILLLEKLLKMSGYSNIMSTTDSRETLSLYREHNPDLILMDLRMPYLDGFEVMEQLNAVKEDDFLPIIAITAYNDQEHRLKALTLGAKDFIGKPFDYAEVLMRIKNILEIRLLNNEIKENNRRLVNKVHQRTKELEDLQVELIHRLARAAEFRDSETGNHILRMSKYTYELGKAFGLPEKDCELMFHASTLHDIGKIGIPDEVLLTPGKLTPDDWEKMKTHTVKGAQILAGSSAEMIKLAEQIALYHHEKWDGNGYPSGLQGEEIPLVGRITAICDVFDALISERPYKKAWEIDEASAEIEKGRGTHFDPSLVDHFLKIMPVIREITEIYK; translated from the coding sequence ATGAAGATAAATACTGATAGTATTTCAAGGGCCAGAATACTAATCGTCGACGATAATTCAGTAAATATTTTGTTGCTTGAAAAACTGTTAAAAATGTCGGGATACAGCAATATCATGTCCACCACTGATTCCAGGGAAACCCTGTCCTTATATCGGGAGCATAATCCCGATCTGATTTTAATGGATTTAAGGATGCCTTACCTTGATGGATTTGAGGTAATGGAGCAGTTGAATGCAGTCAAAGAGGATGACTTTCTTCCGATCATTGCCATTACAGCCTACAACGATCAGGAGCACAGACTGAAAGCCTTGACGCTCGGCGCCAAAGATTTTATTGGGAAGCCCTTCGATTATGCTGAAGTTCTGATGCGAATCAAAAATATACTGGAAATACGTTTACTGAACAACGAAATCAAAGAGAACAACCGCAGACTGGTCAATAAAGTCCACCAGAGAACAAAAGAACTGGAAGATTTGCAGGTTGAACTGATCCACAGGCTGGCGAGAGCCGCAGAATTTCGGGACAGCGAGACAGGAAATCACATTCTGCGAATGAGCAAATACACGTATGAACTTGGTAAAGCCTTCGGACTGCCGGAAAAAGACTGTGAACTAATGTTTCATGCCAGTACGCTGCATGACATTGGAAAAATTGGCATTCCCGACGAAGTACTGCTGACACCAGGAAAACTCACTCCTGATGATTGGGAAAAAATGAAAACCCATACCGTTAAAGGGGCTCAGATCCTGGCCGGCAGTTCAGCGGAAATGATTAAGCTTGCTGAGCAGATTGCGCTGTATCATCATGAAAAATGGGATGGAAACGGTTATCCGAGCGGGCTTCAAGGAGAGGAGATCCCGTTGGTGGGACGAATCACAGCCATCTGTGATGTGTTTGATGCTTTGATTTCGGAGCGTCCTTACAAGAAGGCGTGGGAAATCGACGAAGCCTCAGCTGAGATAGAAAAAGGCAGAGGCACACATTTCGATCCTTCTCTTGTCGATCATTTTCTGAAAATTATGCCGGTAATCAGGGAAATTACGGAGATCTATAAATAA
- the acpP gene encoding acyl carrier protein, whose product MMSFDTICRIIASQFETEPEKIQLSTKFQQDLGIDSLSIFEIVMELEDVYRIEIPTEDLEELISVADLVDYINKRTN is encoded by the coding sequence ATGATGTCTTTTGACACGATCTGCAGGATTATCGCTTCCCAGTTTGAGACTGAACCGGAGAAAATTCAGTTGTCCACCAAGTTCCAGCAAGACCTCGGAATTGACTCTCTAAGCATTTTTGAAATTGTCATGGAGCTGGAAGATGTATACAGGATTGAAATTCCGACTGAAGATCTTGAAGAATTAATCAGCGTAGCAGATCTGGTTGACTATATAAATAAGCGAACAAATTGA
- the fabK gene encoding enoyl-[acyl-carrier-protein] reductase FabK produces MNNFGFFHKLGVKYPLIQGGMAWISDSSLASAVSNAGGIGIIAAANAPVEYVKEEIRKAKALTDKPFGVNIMLLSENAEAIAHLVCEEGVKVVTTGAGSPGRYIKMWKENGITVIPVVPSVALARRMEKEGADAVVAEGGESGGHVGELTTMALLPQVIDAVNIPVIAAGGIGDGRGIAAAFMLGASGVQVGTRFLTAEECTVHQNYKDRILKAKDIDSVVTGRPTGHPVRVLRNKLTRQFEELERTGAPLEQYETLGAGALRKAVKEGDTDYGSVMAGQIAGLIKKEQTCKEIIEEMFAQAEERLKAIKLDSITR; encoded by the coding sequence ATGAATAACTTTGGTTTTTTTCATAAACTGGGCGTAAAATACCCGCTGATTCAAGGCGGTATGGCTTGGATTTCGGACAGCTCACTTGCTTCGGCCGTATCGAACGCCGGCGGAATCGGTATTATTGCGGCGGCCAATGCACCTGTCGAATATGTCAAAGAAGAGATTAGGAAGGCCAAAGCTCTGACAGACAAGCCTTTTGGCGTAAATATCATGCTGTTAAGTGAGAATGCCGAGGCCATTGCCCATCTCGTCTGTGAAGAAGGGGTAAAAGTAGTGACGACAGGCGCCGGAAGTCCCGGGAGATATATTAAAATGTGGAAAGAAAACGGCATTACGGTCATTCCCGTAGTTCCTTCCGTTGCGCTGGCCCGCAGGATGGAGAAGGAAGGGGCAGATGCCGTTGTGGCGGAAGGCGGAGAGTCCGGCGGACATGTCGGTGAACTGACGACCATGGCCTTGCTTCCTCAGGTGATTGACGCTGTAAATATTCCGGTGATTGCTGCTGGGGGAATCGGTGACGGCAGAGGGATTGCCGCAGCTTTTATGTTGGGTGCAAGCGGTGTCCAGGTTGGCACAAGGTTCCTAACTGCCGAAGAATGTACCGTGCATCAAAATTATAAGGATAGAATCCTGAAAGCTAAAGATATCGATTCAGTCGTTACAGGCAGGCCAACAGGTCATCCGGTCAGAGTCCTCAGAAATAAACTTACCCGGCAGTTTGAAGAGCTGGAAAGGACGGGGGCACCTCTGGAGCAGTATGAGACGCTTGGTGCCGGTGCGCTGCGTAAGGCTGTCAAAGAGGGAGATACGGATTACGGATCGGTAATGGCCGGGCAAATTGCAGGTCTGATTAAAAAAGAACAGACCTGCAAAGAGATTATTGAAGAAATGTTTGCCCAGGCAGAGGAACGTCTGAAAGCTATTAAGCTTGACAGTATTACCCGCTAA
- a CDS encoding sensor histidine kinase codes for MRSKELKKKLPLFQWTWRTYVCEALIPLIIMGLVLIAIFILGHFWLHKEVSGMSIAGQGEKLYATLNGLSDQLYRIGRFIIVGLLIFYSIFIIMFYRKAHRINKAISEPLTRIKQMVLDIGTGQYLQEQPDFFIEELQDTAVSVVQLGKRLHHLDANLTVYQSEIRKKEENLQALVKSIDDAIFEVDESGIIRNAWTNDQSILIRPAAEIIGSSFYSVMDEETAKINMTLISRAIQGKEPEVFEYFLSTSKGVRWYQARIALIDNDRHSVSISVRNITDRKALENSLISAKMEAERASLAKSEFLSSMSHEFKTPLNAIMGFAQLLEIDTEAPLNEFQKQSVKEIYKAGNHLLDLINKVLDLAKIETGKFDVVIKPVEIKPVVEASINLVKPLADLKGIAITAAYSGCENYCVAADQIRLKQVLLNIFSNAIKYSFDNGIIESSCQEFDGWLRFSIIDSGLGIPLEEQGKIFDPFFRASNINHLIEGTGIGLSVARELIELMGGNLGFDSQEGKGSHFWFELPLVHAGSAERMTKWITY; via the coding sequence ATGAGGTCAAAAGAGTTAAAGAAAAAGCTACCGCTTTTCCAGTGGACTTGGCGCACCTATGTTTGCGAAGCACTCATTCCATTGATCATCATGGGATTGGTGCTTATTGCTATTTTCATTCTCGGGCACTTCTGGCTGCATAAAGAAGTATCAGGTATGTCGATTGCTGGTCAGGGAGAAAAGCTCTATGCCACGCTGAACGGTTTAAGTGATCAATTGTACCGTATTGGCCGTTTTATCATTGTAGGTCTTCTTATTTTCTATAGTATATTTATCATCATGTTTTACCGGAAAGCTCATCGAATAAACAAGGCGATCTCGGAGCCTCTGACCAGGATTAAGCAGATGGTCCTTGATATCGGCACAGGACAGTACCTCCAGGAACAACCGGATTTCTTCATTGAAGAGCTGCAGGATACGGCAGTCTCAGTCGTACAATTAGGTAAACGGCTGCATCATCTCGATGCCAATCTGACAGTTTACCAGTCTGAAATCAGGAAAAAGGAAGAAAATCTGCAGGCTCTGGTGAAATCCATTGATGATGCTATTTTTGAAGTAGATGAATCCGGAATCATTCGGAATGCTTGGACAAATGATCAGAGTATTTTGATTAGACCGGCTGCTGAAATCATTGGTTCCTCCTTTTATTCCGTTATGGATGAGGAGACCGCAAAAATCAACATGACCTTGATCAGTCGTGCTATTCAAGGCAAGGAACCGGAGGTATTTGAATATTTCCTGAGCACTTCAAAAGGCGTCCGTTGGTATCAGGCACGGATAGCCCTTATTGACAATGATAGGCATAGTGTTTCCATCTCCGTAAGGAATATTACCGATAGGAAGGCCCTGGAGAATTCGCTTATTTCAGCCAAGATGGAGGCTGAACGGGCCAGTCTGGCCAAATCGGAATTCCTCTCGAGTATGAGCCACGAATTTAAAACACCCCTGAATGCGATTATGGGTTTTGCCCAACTCCTGGAGATCGATACGGAGGCTCCTTTAAACGAATTTCAGAAGCAGAGTGTCAAAGAAATCTATAAAGCAGGGAACCACTTACTTGACCTGATTAATAAAGTCCTTGATCTCGCGAAGATTGAAACAGGCAAATTTGATGTCGTGATTAAACCGGTAGAAATAAAACCTGTCGTAGAAGCTTCGATCAATTTAGTCAAGCCTCTGGCTGATCTGAAAGGAATTGCGATCACGGCAGCGTATTCCGGGTGTGAGAATTATTGTGTGGCGGCAGACCAGATCCGTTTGAAACAAGTGCTGCTGAATATTTTTTCGAATGCGATTAAATATAGTTTTGATAATGGAATCATTGAATCCAGCTGTCAGGAGTTTGATGGGTGGCTGCGGTTCAGCATCATCGATAGTGGTTTAGGCATTCCGTTGGAAGAACAGGGTAAGATATTTGATCCTTTTTTCAGGGCATCGAATATCAACCATTTAATCGAAGGTACCGGGATTGGGTTGTCGGTTGCCAGAGAATTGATTGAACTGATGGGCGGAAATCTTGGATTTGACAGTCAAGAGGGAAAGGGAAGCCATTTCTGGTTTGAACTTCCTTTGGTTCATGCCGGCTCGGCAGAAAGGATGACAAAATGGATAACATATTAG
- a CDS encoding DUF1294 domain-containing protein — translation MEYIWLIWGYIVLVNIYGFSVMGWDKYKAKRGGRRVSERRFFLIGLIFGAPGIYLAMRFFRHKTKHKAFVYGIPVLIILNISVLVYFLQKF, via the coding sequence ATGGAATATATCTGGCTTATATGGGGATACATTGTCCTTGTAAATATTTATGGTTTTTCCGTTATGGGGTGGGATAAATATAAGGCCAAACGGGGAGGCCGACGGGTCTCTGAACGCCGTTTCTTTCTTATAGGACTGATATTTGGTGCTCCGGGGATCTATCTGGCCATGCGTTTCTTCCGACACAAAACCAAGCATAAGGCCTTTGTATACGGTATCCCTGTTCTGATCATATTGAATATATCTGTTCTTGTCTATTTTCTGCAAAAATTTTAG
- a CDS encoding TetR/AcrR family transcriptional regulator has product MTNQKDKAIFQAALQLFAVNGFERTTMEDIASQAKVAKGTLFYRHKSKEELFVSMIRWTIDQFVATVKESAENVEGAIQQLEKLIEVQTKLSFEHPEFAKVLLSEVWGRQDRQLLLRESLREYLQFIEKIIQEGIEKKEIRPLGPELLAVSIFGMTAAASLRILLSNQKISYEATVEEIKGYWLTGIKLSEDL; this is encoded by the coding sequence ATGACAAACCAAAAAGATAAAGCAATATTTCAGGCTGCACTTCAATTATTTGCTGTCAATGGGTTTGAACGAACGACAATGGAAGACATTGCCTCTCAGGCAAAAGTTGCTAAAGGGACATTATTTTACCGGCACAAAAGCAAAGAAGAATTATTTGTCAGTATGATTCGCTGGACTATCGACCAATTTGTCGCAACGGTTAAAGAATCAGCCGAAAATGTAGAAGGAGCAATCCAACAGTTAGAAAAGTTGATTGAGGTTCAAACAAAGCTTTCCTTTGAACATCCTGAGTTTGCAAAAGTACTTTTAAGCGAAGTTTGGGGAAGACAAGACAGGCAACTCCTGCTGCGTGAAAGTTTAAGAGAATATTTGCAATTTATTGAAAAAATTATTCAAGAAGGAATAGAAAAGAAGGAAATCAGACCTTTGGGCCCGGAACTTCTGGCTGTCTCCATATTTGGCATGACGGCGGCAGCAAGTCTTCGCATCCTATTATCCAATCAGAAGATCTCTTACGAAGCCACCGTAGAAGAAATCAAAGGGTATTGGTTAACTGGGATCAAATTATCAGAAGATCTTTGA
- a CDS encoding CDIF630_02480 family spore surface protein has translation MANNKKKETFMANPVEKHTTAAWDSRFETKKPVSNVGIPGELEVRNAKEYVDSNEK, from the coding sequence GTGGCCAATAATAAAAAGAAGGAAACTTTTATGGCGAACCCTGTTGAGAAACATACTACCGCTGCCTGGGACAGCCGCTTTGAAACAAAAAAGCCTGTATCGAATGTAGGCATTCCCGGAGAACTTGAAGTTCGCAATGCCAAAGAATATGTGGATTCCAACGAAAAATAA
- a CDS encoding beta-ketoacyl-ACP synthase III, with product MYDVEIIGTGSYVPENRVTNDNLSKIVDTSDEWIRTRTGIKERRISLTETTADLAVAAARRALDDAGVAAEELDLIIVATVTPDYFFPSTACFVQNSLGASRAACFDISAACTGFIFGLSIASQFIRTGMYQKALIIGAEVLSKITDWEDRSTCVLFADGAGAAVIKRGDQGIISEVIGSDGSKGECLECPALPLKNIFIEAGEAKPPYAKMNGREVFKFAVNILPECILKTLEKTPYTLEDINHIIPHQANLRIIDSAAKKLKVDQAKFYVNLPNYGNTSSASIPIALDEMAKGKLIHKGDLLVLVGFGGGLTYGAMLIKWTIGGK from the coding sequence ATGTATGACGTCGAGATAATTGGCACTGGCAGCTATGTTCCTGAAAACAGGGTGACGAATGATAATCTGTCTAAGATTGTTGACACAAGCGATGAATGGATCCGTACCCGGACAGGGATCAAAGAACGCAGAATTTCACTGACGGAAACCACAGCGGATCTGGCAGTTGCAGCCGCCCGCAGAGCGCTTGATGATGCCGGAGTTGCAGCTGAGGAGCTTGATCTGATTATTGTGGCCACAGTTACACCGGACTATTTTTTCCCGTCAACGGCATGTTTTGTCCAGAATAGTCTCGGAGCCAGCCGGGCAGCTTGTTTCGATATCAGTGCAGCCTGTACCGGTTTTATTTTTGGACTCAGCATTGCCTCCCAGTTTATCAGAACAGGGATGTATCAGAAGGCACTGATCATTGGTGCTGAGGTCCTTTCCAAAATAACGGACTGGGAAGACCGCAGCACTTGTGTTCTGTTTGCAGACGGGGCGGGTGCGGCGGTTATCAAAAGAGGAGATCAGGGCATTATTTCTGAAGTAATTGGTTCTGATGGTAGCAAAGGTGAATGTTTGGAATGTCCTGCCCTTCCGCTCAAGAACATCTTTATTGAGGCCGGGGAAGCAAAGCCCCCGTATGCCAAAATGAACGGACGGGAAGTTTTTAAATTTGCAGTCAATATTTTACCCGAGTGCATTTTAAAGACGCTTGAAAAAACACCCTATACGCTGGAAGACATTAACCATATCATACCGCACCAGGCAAACCTGCGAATTATCGATTCAGCGGCCAAAAAGCTGAAGGTGGATCAGGCGAAGTTTTATGTCAACCTTCCCAATTATGGAAATACTTCGAGTGCGAGTATCCCAATTGCCCTGGATGAAATGGCCAAAGGGAAGTTAATCCATAAAGGGGATCTGCTCGTTCTTGTCGGATTCGGAGGAGGGCTTACCTATGGCGCAATGCTGATTAAATGGACCATAGGGGGTAAATGA
- a CDS encoding zinc-ribbon domain containing protein, whose product MYNDKTLSCKDCGREFTFSASEQEFYAEKGFTNEPGRCPECRSARKAQSRNGGYSRPQREMFPAVCSACGKETTVPFQPTGDKPVYCRDCYQPRSRNNW is encoded by the coding sequence ATGTATAATGACAAAACACTAAGTTGTAAAGACTGTGGCCGTGAATTCACTTTTTCTGCATCCGAGCAGGAATTCTACGCTGAAAAAGGATTCACGAACGAACCAGGCCGCTGCCCCGAATGCCGTTCAGCAAGAAAAGCACAGAGCAGAAATGGTGGCTATTCGCGCCCTCAACGTGAAATGTTCCCTGCTGTTTGTTCTGCTTGTGGCAAAGAAACCACAGTACCTTTCCAACCTACTGGTGACAAACCTGTTTATTGCCGGGATTGCTACCAACCCCGCTCCAGAAACAACTGGTAA
- a CDS encoding DUF1540 domain-containing protein, with protein MGSIKCTVTECHYNKDVMCDAPMIQVNHSGVKYTQGSEETQCDTFKPQK; from the coding sequence ATGGGTTCAATTAAATGTACAGTCACCGAGTGTCATTACAATAAAGATGTCATGTGCGATGCGCCGATGATTCAGGTGAATCATAGCGGAGTCAAGTATACCCAAGGCTCGGAAGAAACACAGTGTGATACCTTCAAACCTCAGAAGTAA